From Treponema sp. OMZ 787:
TGAAGGAGAAAATAAATGAAAAAAACGGCTTTATTAATTTATGAAACCTATTGTAACTTTGAGATTAGTGTTGCTCTTGAAGGTTTAGCTTTAAAAAATAAAGAGGTAGTAGTATTTGCCAAATATAGAAGATAAAGATATTTTAAATTTTATAAAAAAATTTAAAGATAAAATAATTGGAGCAATATCAATTGCTCCTATCTTACTAGTAAAAACCGAAATGCTTAATGGAAAACCGTTTATGGCAGGAGTAAATAAAGAAGATTTATTTGAAGAAGGATTTACAAACGAAGATCTTGATAAAATGAAAGGATGGGACGATTGTATAAAAAATCCTATAGAAGATGGATATATTGTAACAGATAAGATAGTTACATCTATTGCATTTAATTTTGCAAAGTTTGGACTTCAATTTTGTAAAATGCTTGGCCTTGACATACCACCCAAAATCTTTGGGCTGTAGTAAATCTTTTATATATCAATTGGTCTTAACTCAATCATCTAATGCCCTAAGATATAGTATAAAACAACACAGCAACATTCTTTACTCCTTTACCTGAATAGCTGTATAAAATTTTCAGGCGAACATACGCGTAATTGAGTCGCTTTATAGTCGGTAGTATTTCTCGTTATAATGTATGCCTGTATCTCTATAAACACTTTTTTTATCATAAATACTTATCCGATAAGGATTCAGTTAAAAGCTCATTATAGGGCTTTCCATTATCAGTGAACATACCGGATAATGACTCAGTCAAGGGAGCATTTAAGCTATTACCTGTAAGAAAAGTTTTTTTTGCACCGGAAATATGTTCTAGATACTCACTTACAAGTTTGGAAATACTGCGGTTTTCTTTTTTTGCGTATCGTTTTGCACTTTCCACTATATCCTTATCTATCGTCAGTGTCAATTTTGTAAGCATTAAAAACCTCCACATATGTAGTATATACCAAAAAACACATATCCGTCAAGATTTCCGGTTATTAATTTTTCCCATATATAAGGTATCATAAAAATTATTTTAAAAATAATATAGTAAAAGCATTGACAATACCTAAAAGGTATGTTACTATAAGATATATAGAAAATCGATAGGTGTCTTATGGATAAAATAATTTTAGGAATTTTACTGCTACGCAGGATGACTGCATACGAAATTAAAAATGTTATCAAAAATAATTTTAAGTCTATGTGCAGTGATAGCCTTGGAAGCATTCAGGCAGCTCTTAAAAAATTGCTTGAACTGAATATGGTTAGTTTTGAAGAACTGGTCGAAAAAGGAGTAAATAAAAAAAGATACTCAATAACCGACATCGGGCAAAAGGCATTAATAGATTGGATAAAGGTGCCGCTTAATACTTCAAAAACTAAGAATATGGATTTTGCAAAACTTCTTTTTATGGGTTATGTTCCGAAGGAAAACCGGAAATATTTGATCAATCAAATTATTGT
This genomic window contains:
- a CDS encoding DUF6364 family protein, whose product is MLTKLTLTIDKDIVESAKRYAKKENRSISKLVSEYLEHISGAKKTFLTGNSLNAPLTESLSGMFTDNGKPYNELLTESLSDKYL
- a CDS encoding PadR family transcriptional regulator, producing MDKIILGILLLRRMTAYEIKNVIKNNFKSMCSDSLGSIQAALKKLLELNMVSFEELVEKGVNKKRYSITDIGQKALIDWIKVPLNTSKTKNMDFAKLLFMGYVPKENRKYLINQIIVSLEKDYAALKSVKESINVEDERAALKNYLLTDKEYQKRIKALHKKNISESIEDIGTFTMAALDYGIDIAAFNIEWFKKLKKRI